TATTGCGCGTTTGGGAATACCTGTTTAAATCCATTCTCAATGGCATTAGCCACTTCTAGGGCGCTTAGGCTTTCTTTAAATGAATCTGGTGCAATAACAATTTTCATATAAGACTCTAATTAATAATTTACAGTAAAAATAAGCTTAGTAGATAAACGGTAATCATCGCCGTGACTCCCTGGATTAAGGTGGCCATTGTTTGGGCCCGATACGCTTGTTTGACGCTCATGCGGCTAAATTGAGTCACCACCCAGAAGAAGCTATCGTTTGCATGTGAGACTGTCATCGCACCCGCACCAATTGCCATTACGGTTAACACTCGGCCCATTTCTGAGGCTAAACCAATATCGCCTAGTAATGGTGCCACTAATGCTGAGGTAGCGACTAATGCCACCGTAGATGAACCTTGTGCTGATTTGAGTGCCGCGGCCACGATAAACGGCATAAAAATACCCACACCTAAAGCGGACAAGCTACTACCCAGAAATGCACCAATCTCAGTGGCTTTTAATACCGCGCCAAATGCACCGCCAGCACCGGTGATCAATAAAATAGGCGCTGATACCACTAAACCTTGGCTGATACGATCGCTAAACTCTTTGATTTTTTGGTTGCTTTTTAACAGCGATAACGACAGAAATAGGCCGATCATTAAGGCGTTAACAGGTTGGCCCAAGAACACTAATAAATCGAATAAGCCTTGTTCACCTAATGGTTTTGAAGGGAAGTTAGCCACCGAGCCTAAGCAGATTAAAATGATAGGTACAAAAATAGGCGCAAATGCTTTGGTAGGGCTAGGTAATTCGCCATAGGTTTTCTTTAGATCATCAAAATCTTCTTGCTGCAGATTCAGTTCTTCGGCGCCTTCGCCGTCTGGCTGCTCATTGGCAAAACGATTGGCCCACAACATACCGGCAAAAGCGGCAATGGCAGCAACAAACACACCGACAGCTATCACGAGTCCAAGCTGTGATTCAAGGCCAAGATTACCCGCCGCAGCGATAGGGCCTGGGGTTGGCGGCACAAAGGTATGAGTTGCGTATAACCCAGTTGCTAGGGCGACGCTCATGGCAACTTGAGACACTTTCATCCGGTTTGCCATTGACTGTTTTAATGAATTTAAAATGACAAAACCTGAATCACAAAAAACAGGGATCGACACTAAGTAGCCAATCATTGACATAGTTAACGTTGGGAATCGTTGGCCAAACAGTTTAATGACCACATCTGCCATAGTTATGGCTGCACCACTTTTTTCGAGAATGGTGCCGATAATCGTACCGAGCACAATGACTAAGCCGATGTAACCTAAAATACCACCGAAACCGCCAGTGATGGTTTTGGCAATTTCATTGCTGGGTAAACCATAGGCAAATGCGGTGAGAAATGAGGCTAAAATGAGGGTTAAAAAAGGGTGCAGTTTAAATTTAGAGGTGGCGATGACGATAAAGGCTATCACGCCGATTAAGATCAATATTAGTCCCATAGAGTACTCGTTATTTATTATTGTAGGGGGTGGTTTAGTATTCATCATAGTAAACCATTACCTATAAATTACTTTGTGCGCTTGCACTAATAAATCTACGAGTTAATACTATTTTTGTGCTGACGCACAATTAAGTGCTAGGTTGGTGGATTAACTGACCTAAATATAAACTCAGTAATCCATTAAAACTGTGTAAATCAATATTGGTGATAGTTTGAATTTTATCTAATCGGTAACGCAGTGTGTTTCGATGGATAAACAAACTGTTAGCACAGGCTTGGATGTCT
The nucleotide sequence above comes from Shewanella sp. Arc9-LZ. Encoded proteins:
- a CDS encoding GntP family permease, with protein sequence MGLILILIGVIAFIVIATSKFKLHPFLTLILASFLTAFAYGLPSNEIAKTITGGFGGILGYIGLVIVLGTIIGTILEKSGAAITMADVVIKLFGQRFPTLTMSMIGYLVSIPVFCDSGFVILNSLKQSMANRMKVSQVAMSVALATGLYATHTFVPPTPGPIAAAGNLGLESQLGLVIAVGVFVAAIAAFAGMLWANRFANEQPDGEGAEELNLQQEDFDDLKKTYGELPSPTKAFAPIFVPIILICLGSVANFPSKPLGEQGLFDLLVFLGQPVNALMIGLFLSLSLLKSNQKIKEFSDRISQGLVVSAPILLITGAGGAFGAVLKATEIGAFLGSSLSALGVGIFMPFIVAAALKSAQGSSTVALVATSALVAPLLGDIGLASEMGRVLTVMAIGAGAMTVSHANDSFFWVVTQFSRMSVKQAYRAQTMATLIQGVTAMITVYLLSLFLL